A single region of the Yersinia entomophaga genome encodes:
- a CDS encoding lysine decarboxylase LdcC, with protein MNIIAIMSPMGGYYKDEPIRELHSALQAKGFQLVYPKDGQDLLKLIEHNARIIGVIFDWDQHSMALCTEINELNEYLPIYAFINTTSSLDVSLNEMRMALYFFEYALNAADDIAQHIEQYTAEYIDVITPPLTKALFHYVKEGKYTFCTPGHMAGTAFQKSPVGSLFYDFFGANTLKADISISVTELGSLLDHSGPHLEAEEYIARTFNAEKSYMVTNGTSTANKIVGMYSAPAGCSILIDRNCHKSLTHLLMMSDITPLYLRPARNAYGILGGIPKREFTRESINEKIAQTAGATWPVHAVITNSTYDGLLYNTDYIKQTLDVPSIHFDSAWVPYTQFHQIYDGKSGMSGDRIPGKVIYETQSTHKLLAAFSQASMIHIKGDYNESTFNEAYMMHTTTSPHYGIVASMETAAAMMRGKPGKRLIQRSIERAMHFRKEVKRLRAESDNWFFDVWQPDDIEDIQCWPLEPGENWHGFAKADADHMYLDPIKVTILMPGMNSDGQLTEEGIPAALVAKFLDERGVIVEKTGPYNLLFLFSIGIDKTKAMSLLRGLMEFKRAYDLNLRVKNMLPDLYAEDPDFYRHMRIQDLAAGIHQLIRHHDLPRLMHQSFSVLPEMKLTPYDMFQQQIRGNIEECEMGDLIGKVVANMILPYPPGVPVVMPGEMITEESRAVLDFLLMLCAIGEHYPGFETDIHGAHLADDGRYMVKVLKTS; from the coding sequence ATGAATATCATCGCCATTATGAGCCCAATGGGGGGTTACTATAAGGATGAGCCAATTCGTGAGCTTCACAGCGCTCTGCAAGCTAAAGGTTTTCAACTGGTTTACCCGAAAGATGGGCAGGATCTACTCAAGCTGATTGAACATAACGCTCGGATTATTGGCGTCATTTTCGATTGGGATCAGCACAGCATGGCGCTGTGTACCGAGATCAACGAGTTAAATGAATACCTGCCGATTTATGCTTTTATCAATACGACCTCATCGCTGGATGTCAGCCTGAATGAAATGCGCATGGCACTGTATTTCTTCGAATATGCGCTTAACGCAGCCGATGATATTGCTCAGCATATTGAGCAGTATACCGCCGAGTATATTGATGTCATCACGCCGCCGCTGACCAAAGCGTTGTTTCACTATGTTAAAGAGGGAAAATATACGTTTTGCACCCCAGGGCACATGGCGGGCACGGCATTTCAGAAAAGCCCGGTGGGGAGCCTATTTTATGATTTCTTTGGCGCCAATACCTTAAAAGCCGATATTTCTATTTCGGTGACCGAACTGGGGTCTTTACTGGATCATAGCGGCCCGCATTTAGAAGCCGAAGAGTATATCGCGCGTACTTTCAACGCCGAAAAAAGTTATATGGTGACCAACGGTACGTCGACCGCCAATAAAATCGTCGGCATGTATTCTGCCCCAGCCGGTTGCAGCATATTGATCGACCGTAATTGTCATAAGTCACTGACGCATTTATTGATGATGAGCGATATCACGCCGCTATATTTGCGGCCTGCGCGTAATGCCTACGGTATTTTGGGCGGAATACCGAAGAGAGAGTTTACTCGCGAAAGCATCAACGAAAAGATCGCGCAAACGGCGGGGGCTACCTGGCCTGTCCATGCGGTTATTACTAACTCAACCTATGACGGTCTGTTGTATAACACCGATTATATTAAACAGACTCTGGACGTTCCTTCGATACATTTTGATTCTGCTTGGGTGCCTTACACTCAATTTCACCAGATCTACGATGGTAAGAGTGGAATGAGCGGCGATAGGATTCCCGGTAAAGTTATTTACGAAACCCAATCGACGCATAAATTACTGGCCGCATTTTCTCAGGCTTCGATGATTCATATAAAAGGCGATTATAACGAATCGACCTTTAATGAAGCCTATATGATGCACACGACCACTTCCCCACATTACGGTATCGTGGCCTCAATGGAAACGGCAGCCGCCATGATGCGAGGTAAACCGGGCAAACGGCTGATTCAGCGCTCTATTGAGCGCGCGATGCATTTCCGTAAAGAAGTTAAGCGCTTGAGAGCCGAAAGCGATAACTGGTTCTTTGACGTCTGGCAGCCAGATGATATTGAAGACATCCAGTGCTGGCCGCTAGAGCCGGGCGAAAACTGGCATGGCTTTGCTAAGGCAGACGCTGATCATATGTATCTGGACCCGATTAAAGTCACGATTCTGATGCCGGGAATGAACAGTGATGGGCAGTTGACGGAGGAAGGTATTCCTGCCGCTCTAGTGGCAAAATTTCTCGATGAGCGTGGCGTTATAGTTGAGAAAACCGGGCCGTATAACTTATTGTTCCTGTTCAGTATTGGTATAGATAAAACCAAAGCCATGAGTTTATTACGTGGGCTGATGGAGTTTAAGCGCGCCTATGATCTGAATTTACGTGTCAAAAATATGCTGCCGGATTTGTATGCGGAAGATCCTGATTTTTATCGTCATATGCGAATTCAGGATCTCGCCGCCGGCATACATCAACTTATTCGTCACCATGACTTGCCGCGTCTAATGCATCAGTCCTTTAGCGTATTGCCGGAAATGAAACTGACGCCTTACGATATGTTCCAACAGCAAATCCGCGGTAATATAGAAGAATGTGAAATGGGTGATCTGATTGGCAAAGTGGTTGCCAATATGATTCTGCCTTATCCGCCGGGCGTACCCGTGGTGATGCCGGGTGAAATGATTACCGAAGAAAGCCGAGCGGTGTTGGATTTCCTGCTGATGCTGTGTGCTATCGGCGAGCACTATCCCGGCTTTGAAACCGATATTCACGGCGCTCATCTGGCCGACGATGGACGATATATGGTTAAGGTGCTGAAAACCAGTTGA
- the accA gene encoding acetyl-CoA carboxylase carboxyl transferase subunit alpha, with protein MSLNFLDFEQPIAELEAKIDSLTAVSRQDEKLDINLDEEVQRLREKSVELTRKIFSDLGAWQVAQLARHPRRPYTLDYIANIFTDFEELAGDRAYADDKAIVGGIARLEGRPVMIIGHQKGRETKEKIRRNFGMPAPEGYRKALRLMEMAERFKLPIITFIDTPGAYPGVGAEERGQSEAIARNLREMSRLNVPIVCTVIGEGGSGGALAIGVGDKVNMLQYSTYSVISPEGCASILWKSADKAPLAAEAMGITAPRLKELKMIDSVIPEPLGGAHRDYQAIAASLKAQLLADLSDLDVLNNDELLNRRYQRLMNYGYC; from the coding sequence ATGAGTCTGAATTTTCTTGATTTTGAACAGCCGATTGCAGAGCTGGAAGCGAAAATTGACTCGCTGACTGCAGTCAGCCGTCAAGACGAAAAATTAGATATTAATCTGGATGAAGAGGTCCAGCGTCTGCGTGAGAAAAGCGTTGAGCTGACGCGGAAGATTTTTTCGGACCTCGGGGCTTGGCAGGTCGCTCAATTAGCGCGCCATCCGCGACGTCCTTATACCCTGGATTATATCGCTAACATTTTTACGGATTTCGAAGAGCTGGCAGGTGACCGTGCCTATGCTGATGATAAAGCTATCGTCGGCGGAATTGCCCGTTTGGAAGGCCGTCCGGTGATGATCATTGGTCATCAGAAAGGCCGTGAAACCAAAGAAAAAATTCGTCGCAACTTCGGTATGCCTGCTCCAGAAGGCTACCGTAAAGCGCTGCGTTTGATGGAAATGGCTGAGCGCTTCAAGCTGCCGATCATTACTTTCATTGATACTCCGGGGGCTTACCCTGGCGTTGGCGCCGAAGAACGCGGCCAGTCAGAGGCCATTGCCCGTAACCTGCGCGAAATGTCTCGTCTGAATGTGCCTATCGTCTGTACCGTTATCGGTGAAGGCGGCTCCGGTGGCGCGTTGGCGATTGGCGTAGGCGACAAAGTGAATATGTTGCAGTACAGCACTTACTCGGTGATTTCGCCGGAAGGCTGTGCGTCAATTCTGTGGAAAAGTGCGGATAAAGCGCCGTTAGCTGCCGAAGCTATGGGTATTACCGCGCCACGCCTGAAAGAGCTCAAGATGATCGATTCCGTGATTCCTGAACCTTTAGGCGGTGCACATCGCGATTATCAGGCCATTGCCGCTTCACTGAAAGCGCAATTGCTGGCCGATCTGAGCGATCTGGATGTGTTGAATAACGATGAGTTGCTGAATCGCCGCTACCAGCGGTTGATGAACTACGGCTATTGCTGA
- the dnaE gene encoding DNA polymerase III subunit alpha: MAEPRFVHLRVHSDYSMIDGLAKIGPLVKRAAALGMPALAITDFTNLCGLVKFYGSAHGAGIKPIIGADFCVQSEMLGDEFAHLTILARNNEGYQNLTLLISEAYQRGYGPAGPVIDRDWLIKHREGLILLSGGRMGDVGKFLLRGNQAQVDQCLDFYNEYFPGSYYLELIRTGRQDEENYLHVAVALATERGIPVVATNDVRFIDETDFDAHEIRVAIHDGFTLVDPKRPKNYSPQQFMRDEEQMCELFADIPEALINSVEIAKRCNVTIRLGEYFLPQFPTGDMSTEDFLIEKSKQGLEERLEFLFPDPEVRAQKRPEYDERLDIELKVINQMGFPGYFLIVMEFIQWSKDNGVPVGPGRGSGAGSLVAYALKITDLDPLEFDLLFERFLNPERVSMPDFDVDFCMEKRDLVIEHVAEMYGRDAVSQIITFGTMAAKAVIRDVGRVLGHPYGFVDRISKLIPPDPGMTLEKAFAAEPQLPEIYEADEEVRALIDMARKLEGVTRNAGKHAGGVVIAPTKITDFAPLYCDAEGNNPVTQFDKNDVEYAGLVKFDFLGLRTLTIINWALEMINARRAKTGLEPIDIASIPLEDKKSFDMLQRSETTAVFQLESRGMKDLIKRLKPDCFEDMIALVALFRPGPLQSGMVDNFIDRKHGREELSYPDIQWQHESLKPVLEPTYGIILYQEQVMQIAQVLSGYSLGGADMLRRAMGKKNPAEMAKQRSVFEDGAKSQGIDGELAIKIFDLVEKFAGYGFNKSHSAAYALVSYQTLWLKAHYPAEFMAAVMTADMDNTEKVVGLVDECWRMGLKILPPDINSGLYHFHVNDEGEIVYGIGAIKGVGEGPIEAMLEARNQGGYFKDLFDLCARVDTKKLNRRILEKLIMSGAFDRLGPHRAALMSSLGEALKAADQHAKAEAIGQADMFGVLADAPEQVEQSYANVPRWQEQVVLDGERETLGLYLTGHPITQYLKEIERYTGGLRLKDMHPTDRGKMTTAVGLVIAARVMVTKRGNRIGICTLDDRSGRLEVMMFTDALEKYQHLLEKDRILIASGQVSFDDFSGGLKMTARELMDISEAREKYARGLAISLTDRQIDDQLLNRLRQSLEPHRSGTIPVHLYYQREDARARLRFGATWRVTPTDRLLIDLRTLVGNEQVELEFD; encoded by the coding sequence ATGGCCGAACCTCGTTTTGTCCACCTGCGTGTTCACAGCGATTATTCCATGATCGATGGATTAGCCAAGATTGGACCCTTGGTGAAGCGGGCTGCCGCCTTAGGCATGCCAGCGTTAGCGATTACTGACTTTACCAACCTGTGCGGTTTGGTGAAGTTTTACGGCAGCGCTCACGGCGCGGGAATCAAACCTATCATTGGCGCTGATTTCTGTGTGCAGAGCGAGATGCTGGGCGATGAGTTTGCGCATCTGACTATTCTGGCGCGTAACAACGAAGGCTATCAAAACCTTACCCTGCTTATTTCCGAGGCTTATCAGCGTGGCTATGGCCCCGCAGGGCCGGTTATCGATCGTGACTGGCTGATTAAGCACCGCGAAGGGCTGATTTTGTTGTCCGGCGGACGTATGGGCGACGTAGGCAAATTTTTGCTGCGTGGCAATCAGGCTCAGGTCGATCAATGTCTTGATTTTTACAATGAATACTTCCCTGGTAGCTACTATTTAGAGCTAATCCGTACTGGACGACAGGACGAAGAAAATTATCTGCACGTAGCGGTAGCATTAGCGACTGAACGCGGTATTCCCGTGGTTGCCACCAACGATGTGCGCTTTATTGATGAAACGGATTTTGATGCCCATGAAATTCGCGTGGCGATTCATGATGGCTTCACTTTGGTCGATCCGAAACGACCAAAAAATTATAGTCCTCAGCAGTTTATGCGCGATGAAGAGCAGATGTGCGAGCTGTTCGCGGATATTCCTGAAGCGCTGATCAACAGCGTTGAAATTGCCAAACGTTGTAACGTGACAATTCGGCTGGGTGAATATTTCCTGCCTCAATTCCCGACCGGGGATATGAGTACCGAAGATTTTCTGATCGAAAAATCCAAACAGGGTCTGGAAGAACGTCTGGAATTTTTATTCCCGGATCCGGAAGTCAGGGCGCAAAAGCGGCCTGAATATGATGAACGTCTGGATATCGAGCTTAAAGTTATCAACCAGATGGGATTCCCAGGCTACTTCCTGATCGTGATGGAGTTTATCCAGTGGTCGAAAGATAACGGCGTACCGGTTGGGCCGGGGCGTGGTTCAGGTGCAGGTTCTCTGGTGGCTTATGCCCTGAAAATCACCGATCTGGATCCGCTGGAATTTGATCTGCTTTTTGAACGATTCCTGAACCCTGAACGTGTATCCATGCCCGATTTCGACGTCGATTTCTGTATGGAAAAACGCGATCTGGTGATTGAGCACGTTGCTGAAATGTATGGCCGTGACGCGGTTTCGCAGATTATTACCTTCGGTACGATGGCCGCTAAAGCGGTAATCCGCGACGTTGGCCGGGTGCTGGGCCATCCCTATGGTTTTGTCGATCGTATTTCCAAATTGATTCCGCCCGATCCGGGGATGACGCTGGAAAAAGCCTTCGCCGCCGAGCCACAGTTACCTGAAATTTACGAAGCGGACGAAGAAGTTCGAGCCTTGATCGATATGGCGCGTAAATTGGAAGGTGTTACCCGTAACGCCGGTAAACACGCCGGTGGGGTAGTTATCGCGCCGACCAAAATTACCGATTTTGCGCCGCTATATTGCGACGCCGAGGGGAATAACCCGGTTACTCAGTTCGATAAAAATGATGTCGAATATGCCGGTTTAGTGAAGTTTGACTTCCTCGGTTTGCGTACTCTAACCATCATTAACTGGGCGCTGGAGATGATCAACGCCCGTCGCGCCAAGACCGGGCTGGAACCCATCGATATCGCGTCCATTCCGCTGGAGGATAAAAAGAGCTTTGATATGCTGCAACGGTCGGAAACGACGGCGGTATTCCAGCTCGAATCCCGCGGGATGAAGGATCTGATTAAACGCCTGAAACCCGACTGCTTCGAAGATATGATCGCCTTGGTGGCGCTGTTCCGCCCAGGACCGTTGCAATCAGGCATGGTAGATAACTTTATTGACCGTAAGCACGGTCGCGAAGAGTTGTCCTATCCAGATATCCAATGGCAGCATGAATCTCTGAAACCGGTACTAGAGCCTACCTACGGCATTATTTTGTACCAAGAACAGGTTATGCAGATCGCTCAGGTGCTGTCGGGCTACTCCCTCGGCGGGGCGGATATGCTACGCCGCGCAATGGGTAAGAAAAATCCGGCGGAAATGGCCAAGCAGCGTTCCGTGTTTGAAGATGGAGCTAAAAGTCAGGGTATTGACGGCGAACTGGCGATTAAGATCTTCGATCTGGTAGAAAAATTTGCGGGTTACGGTTTTAACAAATCTCACTCTGCCGCCTACGCGTTGGTTTCCTATCAGACTTTGTGGCTGAAAGCACATTATCCGGCTGAATTTATGGCTGCGGTAATGACCGCTGATATGGATAATACAGAGAAAGTCGTTGGTTTGGTGGATGAGTGCTGGCGCATGGGGCTGAAAATCCTGCCGCCGGATATAAACAGCGGGCTGTATCATTTCCATGTGAACGATGAAGGCGAGATCGTTTACGGCATTGGCGCTATCAAAGGCGTGGGCGAAGGCCCAATCGAAGCTATGCTGGAAGCCCGCAACCAAGGCGGCTACTTTAAAGATCTGTTCGATTTATGTGCGCGGGTTGATACCAAAAAACTGAATCGACGGATTCTGGAAAAACTGATAATGTCCGGCGCTTTCGATCGTCTCGGTCCGCATCGTGCGGCCTTGATGAGCTCTCTCGGAGAAGCGCTGAAAGCGGCAGATCAGCATGCCAAAGCGGAAGCTATTGGTCAGGCAGATATGTTCGGCGTACTGGCGGATGCGCCTGAGCAGGTCGAGCAATCTTATGCTAACGTACCGCGCTGGCAGGAACAGGTGGTTCTTGACGGTGAGAGGGAGACGCTGGGGCTGTATTTAACCGGTCACCCGATTACCCAGTATCTAAAGGAAATCGAGCGTTATACCGGTGGGTTGCGCCTGAAAGATATGCACCCGACGGATCGGGGCAAAATGACGACAGCAGTGGGGCTGGTAATCGCTGCGCGCGTGATGGTAACAAAACGCGGAAATCGTATCGGCATCTGTACGCTAGATGACCGTTCCGGGCGTCTGGAAGTGATGATGTTCACGGATGCGTTGGAAAAATATCAGCATTTGTTAGAAAAAGACCGTATCCTGATAGCCAGTGGGCAGGTCAGCTTTGATGACTTTAGCGGTGGACTTAAAATGACCGCCCGTGAGTTAATGGATATCAGTGAAGCTCGTGAAAAATATGCCCGTGGGCTTGCTATCTCGCTGACTGACAGGCAAATTGATGACCAGCTTTTGAACCGTCTCCGCCAATCGTTGGAACCCCACCGATCGGGGACGATCCCAGTACATCTTTATTACCAACGGGAAGATGCGCGCGCCAGACTACGATTTGGTGCCACGTGGCGTGTTACCCCGACAGACCGTTTATTGATCGACCTGCGGACGCTGGTTGGTAATGAGCAGGTGGAACTGGAATTTGACTAA
- the rnhB gene encoding ribonuclease HII: MSDIFIYPQANLIAGVDEVGRGPLVGAVVTAAVILDPNQPIIGLADSKKLSEKRRLALYDEITEKALSWSLGRAEPEEIDDMNILHATMLAMQRAVAGLHIAPDYVLIDGNRCPALPMPSLAVVKGDSRVAEISAASIVAKVTRDREMALLDAEFPDYGFAQHKGYPTAFHLERLAALGATDHHRRSFAPVKRVLGLA; this comes from the coding sequence ATGAGCGATATTTTTATTTATCCGCAGGCAAATCTCATTGCCGGCGTTGATGAGGTCGGGCGCGGGCCGCTGGTTGGCGCGGTCGTGACCGCCGCAGTGATCCTCGACCCGAATCAACCCATTATCGGGCTGGCAGACTCAAAGAAACTCAGTGAAAAGCGCAGATTGGCGCTTTATGACGAGATTACCGAGAAGGCGCTGTCTTGGAGTCTGGGGCGCGCAGAGCCGGAAGAAATTGACGATATGAATATATTGCACGCTACCATGCTGGCGATGCAGAGAGCGGTTGCCGGGCTGCATATTGCGCCTGATTATGTCTTAATCGACGGTAACCGTTGTCCGGCACTGCCGATGCCGTCCCTCGCGGTGGTGAAAGGGGATAGCCGAGTGGCTGAGATTAGCGCTGCGTCTATCGTCGCAAAAGTGACCCGCGATCGGGAAATGGCGTTGCTGGATGCCGAGTTTCCGGATTACGGCTTTGCTCAGCATAAAGGCTATCCGACCGCATTCCATCTAGAGCGGTTGGCCGCATTGGGTGCCACAGATCACCATCGTCGCAGTTTTGCTCCGGTTAAACGCGTGCTCGGGCTGGCATAG
- the lpxB gene encoding lipid-A-disaccharide synthase yields the protein MQEPVMTADRPLTIGLVAGETSGDILGAGLIRALKAQVPNARFVGVAGPLMQAEGCEAWYEMEELAVMGVVEVLERLPRLLKIRKDLTRRFSELSPDVFVGIDAPDFNITLEGRLKQNGIRTIHYVSPSVWAWRHKRVFKIGKATDMVLAFLPFEKAFYDRFNVPCRFIGHTMADAMPLVANRAAARAELGIATDVHCLALLPGSRHSEVEMLSADFLRTAEILRQQFPDLEVLVPLVNSKRREQFERIKAEVAPELSVHLLDGKARAAMVASDATLLASGTAALECMLAKSPMVVGYRMKPFTFWLAERLVKTPYVSLPNLLAGEELVPELLQQECQPQKLADALLPLLKGGEAVEALKTRFLALHQSIRCDADKQAAQAVLELAKQ from the coding sequence ATGCAAGAGCCTGTCATGACAGCCGATCGCCCATTAACTATTGGGTTAGTTGCCGGAGAAACCTCCGGCGATATTTTAGGTGCAGGGTTAATCCGGGCGCTTAAAGCTCAGGTTCCCAATGCCCGCTTTGTCGGCGTTGCCGGCCCCTTAATGCAAGCCGAGGGTTGTGAAGCCTGGTACGAAATGGAAGAGTTGGCTGTGATGGGGGTTGTGGAGGTGCTGGAACGGTTACCGCGTCTTCTTAAAATCCGTAAGGATTTGACGCGCCGTTTCAGCGAGCTTTCTCCCGATGTATTCGTGGGTATCGATGCTCCCGATTTTAACATCACCCTGGAAGGCCGCTTAAAGCAGAACGGAATTCGCACTATTCATTACGTCAGTCCCTCGGTTTGGGCCTGGCGTCATAAGCGCGTTTTCAAAATCGGTAAAGCCACAGATATGGTTTTGGCTTTTCTGCCTTTCGAAAAAGCGTTTTACGATCGTTTCAACGTTCCCTGTCGTTTTATTGGTCACACCATGGCGGATGCCATGCCGTTGGTTGCCAATCGTGCGGCGGCTCGTGCTGAATTAGGTATCGCTACTGATGTCCACTGTCTGGCGTTATTGCCGGGGAGTCGGCATTCAGAAGTCGAAATGTTAAGTGCCGACTTTCTACGCACCGCCGAGATATTACGGCAGCAATTCCCTGATTTAGAAGTATTGGTGCCGCTGGTGAACAGCAAGCGTCGGGAACAGTTCGAACGTATAAAAGCCGAAGTTGCACCGGAATTATCCGTCCATTTATTGGATGGTAAAGCCAGAGCTGCAATGGTCGCCAGCGATGCCACTCTGTTGGCTTCGGGCACCGCCGCGCTGGAATGCATGTTGGCCAAATCGCCGATGGTTGTGGGTTACCGTATGAAGCCTTTCACCTTCTGGTTGGCGGAGCGTTTGGTGAAAACGCCTTATGTCTCATTACCTAACTTACTGGCGGGCGAAGAACTGGTTCCCGAATTGCTACAGCAAGAGTGTCAGCCGCAAAAATTGGCAGACGCTTTATTACCTTTATTGAAGGGTGGCGAGGCGGTTGAAGCACTAAAAACACGTTTTCTGGCCTTGCACCAAAGCATTCGCTGCGATGCGGACAAACAGGCCGCACAGGCGGTATTGGAATTAGCGAAGCAATGA
- the lpxA gene encoding acyl-ACP--UDP-N-acetylglucosamine O-acyltransferase gives MIDKTAFIHPSAIVEEGAVIGANVHIGPFCYIGSQVEIGEGTVLKSHIVVNGVTKIGRDNEIYQFASIGEANQDLKYAGEPTRVEIGDRNRIRESVTIHRGTVQGTGVTKVGSDNLLMINAHIAHDCIIGNRCIFANNATLGGHVEVDDYAIIGGMTAVHQFCVIGAHVMVGGCSGVAQDVPPFVIAQGNHATPFGINIEGLKRRGFDKESLHAIRNAYKLVYRSGRTLDEVKPEIAELAEQHPAVKPFSDFFARSTRGIIR, from the coding sequence GTGATTGACAAAACCGCCTTTATCCACCCGAGTGCTATCGTTGAAGAAGGTGCTGTGATTGGTGCTAATGTTCACATTGGCCCATTTTGCTATATCGGTTCCCAGGTGGAAATTGGTGAAGGCACAGTACTGAAATCCCATATTGTCGTGAACGGCGTGACTAAAATCGGCCGCGATAATGAGATTTACCAGTTTGCTTCCATTGGTGAAGCTAACCAGGATCTGAAATATGCCGGCGAACCGACACGGGTGGAAATTGGCGATCGTAACCGTATCCGTGAAAGTGTGACTATCCACCGTGGCACGGTACAAGGTACCGGGGTGACGAAAGTTGGTAGCGATAACCTACTGATGATTAATGCCCATATCGCTCATGACTGCATTATCGGCAACCGCTGCATCTTTGCCAATAACGCGACTTTGGGTGGCCACGTTGAAGTGGATGATTATGCCATTATTGGCGGAATGACCGCTGTTCATCAATTCTGTGTGATCGGTGCACATGTAATGGTTGGCGGCTGTTCCGGGGTTGCGCAGGATGTGCCTCCTTTTGTCATAGCGCAAGGAAACCACGCGACACCGTTCGGTATTAATATCGAAGGGCTGAAACGCCGTGGTTTTGATAAAGAATCTCTGCATGCTATCCGTAATGCTTACAAGCTTGTGTATCGCAGCGGACGTACTTTGGATGAAGTGAAGCCGGAAATTGCCGAATTGGCCGAGCAGCATCCTGCGGTTAAGCCGTTCAGCGATTTCTTCGCTCGTTCGACCCGCGGTATTATCCGCTAA
- the fabZ gene encoding 3-hydroxyacyl-ACP dehydratase FabZ, producing the protein MTTDTHTLHIEEILDLLPHRFPFLLVDRVLDFEEGKFLRAVKNVSFNEPFFQGHFPGKPIFPGVLILEAMAQATGILAFKSRGKLEPGELYYFAGIDEARFKRPVVPGDQMIMEVEFVKERRGLTRFTGVAKVDGEIVCTATMMCARSKPAPAAVPASKES; encoded by the coding sequence TTGACTACTGACACTCATACTCTGCATATTGAAGAGATTTTAGATCTACTGCCGCACCGTTTTCCTTTTTTGCTGGTAGATCGCGTCCTGGATTTTGAGGAAGGGAAATTTCTACGTGCAGTGAAGAACGTCTCTTTCAACGAGCCTTTTTTCCAAGGCCATTTCCCCGGTAAGCCTATTTTCCCTGGCGTACTGATTTTGGAAGCAATGGCGCAGGCTACCGGTATTTTGGCATTTAAAAGCCGCGGTAAACTTGAACCAGGCGAACTTTACTACTTTGCTGGTATTGATGAAGCCCGCTTTAAACGCCCGGTAGTGCCTGGCGATCAGATGATTATGGAAGTTGAATTCGTCAAAGAGCGTCGTGGTTTAACCCGCTTTACCGGTGTTGCTAAAGTTGACGGTGAAATTGTCTGTACTGCCACCATGATGTGCGCACGCAGCAAACCGGCACCAGCAGCAGTACCCGCATCTAAGGAGTCTTGA
- the lpxD gene encoding UDP-3-O-(3-hydroxymyristoyl)glucosamine N-acyltransferase has product MPSIRLADLAQQLDAQVHGDGEIVITGIASMHSAKPAQITFLSNSRYREQLASCQASAVVLTEEDLPYCNVAALVVKNPYLTYARMAQIMDTTPQPAQDIAPSAVISPEATLGNQVSIGANAVIESGVVLGDNVVIGAGCFVGKNARIGAGSRLWANVSVYHEVEIGQHCLIQSGTVIGADGFGYANDRGNWIKIPQLGTVIIGDRVEIGACTTIDRGALDNTVIGNGVIIDNQCQIAHNVTIGDNTAVAGGVIMAGSLKVGRYCQIGGASVINGHMEIADKVVVTGMGMVMRPITEPGVYSSGIPLQPNKTWRKTAALVMNIDEMNKRLKAVERKIDKE; this is encoded by the coding sequence ATGCCTTCAATTCGACTGGCTGATTTAGCCCAGCAGTTGGATGCACAAGTGCACGGTGATGGCGAAATTGTCATCACCGGCATCGCTTCAATGCATTCTGCCAAACCTGCGCAAATCACGTTTTTGTCAAACAGCCGTTACCGGGAACAACTCGCGTCTTGCCAAGCTAGCGCCGTGGTTTTGACCGAGGAAGATCTGCCTTATTGTAACGTTGCTGCTTTAGTCGTTAAAAATCCCTATCTGACCTATGCGCGCATGGCGCAGATTATGGATACCACTCCGCAGCCAGCTCAGGACATCGCCCCAAGCGCAGTGATTTCCCCTGAAGCAACCTTGGGCAATCAGGTATCAATTGGCGCAAATGCGGTGATTGAGTCCGGCGTTGTTCTGGGTGATAACGTGGTTATCGGTGCGGGCTGTTTTGTCGGTAAAAATGCACGTATCGGTGCAGGTAGCCGTTTGTGGGCCAATGTTTCCGTTTATCATGAAGTTGAGATTGGGCAGCATTGCCTGATTCAATCCGGTACGGTCATTGGTGCAGATGGTTTTGGTTACGCTAACGATCGTGGCAATTGGATCAAAATCCCGCAGCTTGGCACCGTAATAATTGGTGACCGCGTGGAGATTGGTGCCTGTACAACTATCGACCGCGGCGCGTTAGATAACACGGTTATCGGTAATGGTGTCATCATTGATAATCAATGCCAGATTGCGCATAACGTGACTATTGGCGACAATACCGCAGTTGCGGGCGGCGTTATCATGGCGGGAAGCCTGAAAGTTGGCCGATATTGCCAGATCGGTGGTGCCAGTGTGATCAATGGTCACATGGAGATTGCCGACAAGGTTGTTGTGACCGGAATGGGAATGGTGATGCGTCCAATCACTGAACCTGGGGTATACTCCTCCGGAATTCCGTTGCAGCCAAATAAAACGTGGCGAAAAACCGCAGCACTGGTGATGAATATCGATGAGATGAATAAGCGTTTGAAAGCTGTCGAACGTAAAATCGATAAAGAGTAA